In Paramormyrops kingsleyae isolate MSU_618 chromosome 13, PKINGS_0.4, whole genome shotgun sequence, a single window of DNA contains:
- the LOC111843545 gene encoding FH1/FH2 domain-containing protein 1-like isoform X4 translates to MLCILAGIMENMALTCRVHYLDDADPFVYGNFPEPRRPIPYDLQENIALSEQIAGIHKVLMAPLKLEDCTLQLASNGNYVDLELTLAEQRDDLEAFYDDIDKGKKPILILRTHLSVRVHFILEKLNNTPGPEFKKSLFSLKRIFEDDKDLVPEFVNCNGLTCFISIGAEADQKYQNYILKALSQIMLFVDGMNGIIAHNETLQWLYTLSGSVSRLLAKTALKMLIVFVEYTESNAQLFIQAVNTIDHKRGVKPWSYLAEILEDRNGTNSELLVYVMSLINKTLAALPDQDSFYDVTDCLEEQGMESIVQVHMGSKETDNELKQQLTIYENALKYEDGEMEEPVPHIRKERRKATPSVEEETKSEMFPGQPSTELALSPSNPPCPPSPPCPPSPPCPPSEQLTPDSANLTASSDYESQISSPIMSPDDATPIPGQTFVSQYFSPVEISRRAVTGEQLADSCSSSSTESVPLENHSQLLPDQLPSAKSRSILKDAFLQSLNKSQNRKKQDMESDLLKEPAAKENGIFPDADASRLPTDSNFSTKAEGEAVQHQENAEEKRTAINDSNKTKSLNEAKDKSQVDSGLKAGDTLVRDPKDVALGQDSINSQSHVQMAEEQSVCSERAQLAREKYRRLHSQHSIEVETHYRDLENTKMTPMTRECQDSFDGGHPTPILRVKELDFSDLLEEEDIDVLDIDSFDLGMSPGCLTPIPPPPPPGFGIPPPPPLPFGSVDMGSPPPLPFHVGGADTGPPPPPPPPGMPPAPPTQNLEPGFTKKRKTVRLFWKELKQTDSRRKSRFGDGTLWVTLQKISVDTAKLENLFESKAKELPAPRKAAEGKKSEIHVLDAKRSNAINIGMTVLPAIHVIKSAILNFDEFAISKDGIEKILTMMPTEEEKQRIQEAQLANPDVALGTAEQFLLSLSSIGALAARLQLWAFKLNYETLEKEIAEPLFDLKVGMEQLAKNETLKCILASFLAFGNFLNSSNAKGFDLSYLEKVAEVKDTMHKQSLLHHVCNFIIENYPETSDLYSEIPAVTNFAKVDFDQLSDNLVQLEKKCKASWHNLKEICKYESKQLLKNRMKKFLTNCTDRVIVLKVVHRRLVNRFHSFLLYLGHPSYSVRDAKVTQFFKTISDFSLEYHTTRERVLTHKQKRNALRLRTKTRGKLITETEKFSSAVPLEPQVSPVAVSTTPEPEVAQEEHENMKNVLITNAEPHIIRRTRGNLRRVSPCDLSGAREDSTGSQDDATEEIMDCLVKSVTQNPTDRPSSTRPRQRSKAQRKSLRRTSDVAKALELMKKVALIEAHH, encoded by the exons AAAAACTGAACAACACTCCTGGACCTGAGTTTAAGAAATCCTTATTTTCTCTGAAGCGGATCTTTGAG gaTGACAAAGACCTGGTACCAGAGTTTGTAAATTGCAATGGACTCACATGCTTCATCAGTATTGGAGCAGAAGCAGATCAGAAATATCAGAACTACATTCTAAAAG CTCTAAGCCAGATTATGCTGTTTGTTGATGGAATGAATGGCATCATTGCTCACAATGAAACTCTGCAGTGGTTATATACCCTGAGTGGCAGCGTG TCAAGACTGCTGGCAAAAACAGCTCTCAAGATGCTCATAGTGTTCGTGGAGTACACCGAGTCAAATGCCCAGCTGTTCATTCAAGCTGTCAACACCATTGATCACAAAAGGG GGGTGAAGCCCTGGTCTTATCTGGCTGAAATCCTGGAAGATAGGAATGGAACCAACAGTGAGCTCCTGGTCTATGTTATGTCCCTCATCAATAAG ACCTTGGCAGCTCTTCCAGACCAGGACTCCTTTTATGATGTCACAGACTGCCTGGAGGAGCAAGGGATGGAGAGCATTGTGCAGGTGCACATGGGCAGCAAGGAGACAGACAATGAGCTCAAGCAACAATTAACTATATATGAG AATGCTTTGAAGTATGAAGATGGTGAGATGGAAGAGCCTGTGCCACACATTAGGAAAGAGCGCAGGAAGGCCACACCGTCTGTGGAGGAGGAAACAAAGAGCGAGATGTTTCCTGGGCAGCCCTCTACAGAGCTGGCACTGTCCCCGAGCAACCCTCCGTGCCCCCCCTCACCTCCGTGCCCCCCCTCACCTCCGTGCCCACCTTCTGAGCAATTAACCCCAGATTCAGCAAACCTCACCGCCTCCTCAGATTATGAATCTCAAATAAGTTCACCCATAATGTCCCCCGATGACGCCACCCCCATACC GGGGCAAACATTTGTCAGCCAGTATTTTTCTCCAGTGGAAATTTCCAGAAGAGCAGTTACTGGAGAACAATTGGCAGATTCATGCAG CTCATCATCCACGGAATCTGTTCCCTTGGAGAACCACAGCCAGCTGCTCCCAGACCAGCTGCCCAGTGCCAAATCCAGAAGCATTTTAAA AGATGCATTCCTGCAGAGCCTGAATAAATCACAGAACAGGAAAAAGCAGGACATGGAAAGTGATCTGCTCAAGGAACCTGCAGCCAAGGAGAATGGCATCTTTCCTGACGCAGATGCATCCCGCTTACCCACAGATTCTAACTTCAGCACCAAAGCAGAAG GTGAAGCAGTTCAGCACCAGGAGAATGCAGAAGAAAAGCGTACAGCCATCAATGACAGCAACAAAACAAAGAGTTTGAATGAGGCAAAAGACAAGAGCCAGGTTGACAGTGGGCTGAAGGCTGGTGACACATTGGTGAGAGACCCAAAGGACGTGGCTTTAGGTCAGGATAGCATTAACTCACAGTCCCATGTGCAGATGGCAGAGGAACAGTCAGTGTGTTCAGAACGTGCACAGCTGGCACGAGAGAAGTACAGGCGTTTGCATTCACAACACAGCATTGAAGTGGAGACACACTACAGGGATCTGGAGAACACCAAGATGACACCAATGACCAGGGAGTGCCAGGACTCCTTTGATGGGGGACATCCAACTCCTATACTCAGAGTCAAAGAACTGGATTTCTCTGATCTCTTAGAGGAGGAAGACATCGATGTCCTGGATATAGACTCTTTTGACCTTGGCATGTCCCCAGGGTGTCTGACCCCCATCCCACCTCCACCCCCGCCTGGCTTTGGAATCCCACCTCCGCCTCCCCTTCCTTTTGGGAGTGTGGACATGGGATCTCCTCCTCCACTCCCATTCCATGTAGGTGGTGCTGACACGGGACCTCcaccccctccaccacccccagGCATGCCCCCGGCTCCCCCTACACAAAATCTTGAACCTGGTTTTACCAAGAAGAGGAAAACAGTCAGATTGTTCTGGAAGGAGCTTAAGCAAACAGACAGCCGCAGAAAATCCAGATTTGGAGATGGTACACTGTGGGTTACCTTACAAAAAATATCTGTGGACACAGCTAAGCTAGAGAACTTGTTTGAATCAAAGGCCAAAGAGCTTCCTGCTCCCCGG AAGGCAGCTGAAGGGAAAAAATCTGAGATACACGTCCTGGATGCCAAGAGGAGTAATGCAATCAACATCGGAATGACTGTCTTACCTGCCATCCATGTCATTAAGAGTGCCATACTTAATTTTGACGAATTTGCAATCAGCAAAGATGGTATCGAG AAAATTCTGACCATGATGCCAACTGAGGAGGAAAAGCAGAGGATCCAGGAGGCACAACTAGCCAATCCCGATGTGGCTCTAGGGACAGCAGAGCAGTTTCTCCTCAGCCTGTCCTCCATCGGTGCCTTGGCAGCCCGGCTGCAGCTCTGGGCCTTCAAGCTCAACTATGAGACACTTGAGAAG GAAATTGCTGAACCCTTGTTTGACCTCAAAGTGGGTATGGAGCAGCTTGCCAAAAACGAAACACTAAAGTGCATTCTTGCAAGCTTTTTGGCATTTGGAAACTTTCTCAACAGTTCCAAT GCCAAAGGCTTTGATCTGAGCTACTTGGAGAAGGTAGCAGAGGTGAAGGACACGATGCATAAACAGTCTCTCCTGCACCACGTCTGCAACTTCATCATAGAGAACTACCCAGAGACATCGGATTTGTACTCTGAGATCCCTGCAGTCACAAACTTTGCTAAA GTTGATTTTGACCAGCTTTCAGACAACTTGGTCCAACTGGAGAAGAAGTGTAAAGCATCCTGGCACAATCTGAAGGAGATTTGCAAGTATGAGAGCAAACAGCTGCTGAAGAACAGGATGAAAAAATTCCTAACGAACTGCACAGACAGGGTTATTGTCCTCAAAGTGGTGCACAGGCGGCTGGTGAACAG ATTTCACTCTTTTCTGCTGTACCTGGGTCATCCCTCCTACTCTGTCCGAGATGCAAAGGTAACCCAGTTCTTTAAGACCATTAGTGACTTTTCTCTGGAGTATCATACAACCAGAGAAAGGGTTCTTACTCACAAGCAAAAACGGAATGCCTTGCGGCTGAGGACCAAGACTCGAGGGAAGCTGATCACAGAG ACTGAGAAGTTCTCCAGTGCTGTGCCTTTAGAGCCCCAAGTTAGCCCTGTTGCTGTCTCCACCACTCCAGAACCTGAAGTTGCTCAGGAAGAACATGAAAACATGAAGAATGTTTTAATTACCAACGCAGAGCCTCACATCATCCGGCGCACACGCGGAA ACTTAAGAAGGGTTAGTCCATGCGATTTGTCAGGAGCCAGAGAGGACAGTACTGGTTCCCAGGACGATGCCACGGAAGAAATCATGGACTGCTTGGTAAAATCTGTCACTCAAAACCCAACAGACAGGCCATCCAGCACAAGACCACGACAACGGTCCAAGGCCCAGAGGAAGTCCT TACGGAGAACCTCGGATGTCGCTAAAGCCCTTGAACTGATGAAGAAGGTGGCACTGATAGAAGCTCACCATTGA